The genomic stretch tattttagaaatagttaTTGCTACtattacttgtttattttttttttcattaaaattcataTGGTCATTAATAAAtactaatgtatttaaaataatcaaacaacctaattacaaaagaaaagttgAGGTTAAAACAAGTTTGTTattttctggggagaactatTTCACTGGgaacattgtaatattttgttgataATTGTTGTTTCCCTGAAGGCTtcccattctttaaaaataattgcacaggtcagaaaaaatataaaatgtcctaTTTACTGCTTGCCTAGAAGAGTTAGGGAGGATCACACTGATCTGAGTTTGTGTATTTTCCTCTTATATTCATATGGATTTCATTTAGGTATTTAAATGGTATGTatggtgtttttatatttattatgttttgatttttatattatgatctaaaacaataaaaaaatgtattttgcagactgataaatataaaacattgctcatgaacatttttgtatttacaagTACCTTGCTATAACAGACAATTCCGAATGTTGagttttaatacagtgtaagtaTAATTTACTATATGATATAGATCATGTATTATAATACCTAAAAAACAGAGAAGTGATAATATAATGCTTTGGCTCACAGTGACACAGTTATAAAATGGCATTTACAATTTAAGgaagttattaaaaaaagcataGCTGAATGCAGAACAAATTTATAAAGTTAATTTCATCCACAACATCTGTataagaacaatttttttatttcaggttttggATTACTGGTATGGTAAAATCAATTACCATTGCTTAtgataataaattaatacatattgGATTCAATTGAAAATATGGTTGGTGAAATGTTCATATCacactaaatattaatattattatgatcaGGCAGGCATCTAAATATTTCtccaaagtttatttttcatgatGTATGAGTATAAACTCAAACATTTATGATTTGTTTCtcatgtttctattttttgttttattacatgtacAGAGATGTATAAGAATACGCACAatataaaggaatttttttaatgatttaatgctTTATAACCTTTGCTATTCTGTTTATAGCCTGTTTATATAGAGATGTATGCAGGGTGAGTCATATTATCTTAAATGCAGCCATTTGTTCTTCTTGGCAACAATGCAAAGCTAACAATGCAGCTGAAAACCCTGAATACAAAACCTCTTAActgacaggttaaaaaaaaattacaaaataggCTTAGCAATAATTAGCTGAATGTGTGCAATTATGTGCAAACAAAGTTTTCTTGCATGCAGTGAGGTATTCTTTGTAATGTACATTTCCCCACAATACCACCATACCTTGCAGGGTAATAACTTTTCGAAATAAACATTCTTCTGGTAAATCAActcatttattgttaaaattacCAAGCTCGAAATGTTTGCTGTGAATGTGGTCGTACCTTTCCCCATGGAACAGCATTAAGGAATGGCCTAAAAACAGCCCTCTTGgctaaaaaacaaatgaaacaggaatattaaagcagaattaaacccttgGGATACGTACCAGTGCCCagtctatcttcttccttctattCCGCATTCTGATCATTCGCCATCTTGTCTAGCCAAgctggaataatgtaactcccGTGCAGGGGTGTGGGGGTTCAATTAGTCCTGGCACCCGCTGGGATTGCCAGGCAATGAATGCTGGGCTATGCCTGTGTAACTCAGAAAATTTTGACTTcagcaggtaagaatacttattgcagaaggtacatcgcCTGTCAGCAATAAGGACCTGTCTgatgctaaaaatgtaatttccactTTAACAAAAGGTCAATGTAAATAAACTGGTATTTTACAGTACATGCAACTGCAGTATAAAGGTAAAtgaggaataaataaaatattacaatttcaattttaaacattttctaaatttatGAATGAAATAATTCTGCCTAAGGgcagatatatttttatcatatttgttGGCAGTTCGTAAGATTGATAATACTTTAATATCaaataccaaacaaatattttccttacattatttatgtattaatgctttaaaaattataatcttacttttttagatatacatgtttacaaattgtaacattttgagcatcataaaatagtacaaaaatgaGATAATTTTAATCAGTATAACATTATAAGCATTACAGATTTGTATacaaatgaatgtttttattgtttaatgctataataatgatacatttgttcAAATTATATAGATTACTAAACACTGTAAAATGTACTTTGCTTGGTTTTTATGAATTTTCATCACCTTTTCATCACCTATCTGCTTGAAAGTGTAATATTGCTAGGGTACTATAAAGCCCTGGTCTAGTGTCAGGGTTCACAAGATACCAATCCCCAAATCTAAGTCTGCATTCTTCGCCTACAGCCTCAGGCAGGAGCTAGTTGCCccgtcccagcacacggttgccccctgTGCAATGTATGGCATCAgggaaaggactgacagagggccaggggcccacagataatacagtacAAAGGATTCTAGCAGAGGCAAGTCCATAATActgagccaaaggtcatacataGGAAGCAGTACACCAAACGAGGTATCCAAGGCTTTGGATAAAACAGAGTCGGGGTTACAGGCAATGGTTGGTCCAGGCACACAATTATGTAGATAGCAACAGTAAATTCAACAGATTCACACACATCAGCAGAATGGCtatagcagccaatggcaggcaggatgaagccagggagtAGGGTGCTcctaaaattcccttcagctgtgctcaGCTTTAAAGGATGTGCAGGGGATGTCAAAaagatacatctcaggctgcacggctaaagggaaacaCGGGATGTTGCGTGCTGCTGATCAGCGGGCAGACAACTAATTTCTTTATTGTCTTTATTGCTGCAAGTGACgccgctggacagaataaacaggacATGATCTACTGTGGTGAACAGTGCAAGATCACTGGCCATATAAGTTACTCCTAACAGGTAGGGACATTTCAATCCACATGTGCCTGTTTCATCTATATTTCCAAGCCAAGACCATTATTACCTGAAAAATGTATCAACATCACAATGATGTACATGCATATACAACAAACCtacttaatttaaatatttactttcctcTTTGATACATTTTCTTGCAGATTTAAACTAGTATCTCATGGAAAGCAATAAATCTATACCGGAATTCCACATTTTGCCATTCTTCATGAAATTTGACAATAAGCTGTACATATTCAACAttgtcttcttttattttatatattttattggaattcTGGTAAACCTACTCATCATTTCAGTGATATGTTTAGATGTCCATTTGCACACCCCGATGTATCTTTTTCTCTGCAACTTATCCATTATTGATATGTGTTACACAACTGTTAATGTTCCACAACTCCTCTACATCTTACTGTCTGGGAAGAACACCATTTCCTTCACACAATGCTatatccaaatgtattttttctttctagcaGACAGTTCAGAGATTATGGTTTTGTTTATAGTGGCGTATGACCGTTATGTTGCAATATGTCACCCTTTAGATTACCACCGTATTCTTAATAGGAACACCTgcgtaatattaataatggccaTTTGGATCACCGGATGTTTCAATTCGGTTGTACTTATAAGATCTGTCTTGAAAATGGTTTTCTGTTCATCTTTTACCATTCACCAGTTCTTTTGTGATGCCAAAGCTCTGATCAACATTTCCTGCGGTGGTACTGAAATGTTTTACCTTCTtatgtatatagatatttttttatttggggtttGTCCAATGGTTTGCAACTTTCTGTCATATGTACAAATTTTAAAGATCATACTATGTATTCAATCCAAGGAAGGTAGaagtaaagccttctccacctgctcatcccacctcACAGTCATGATCATTTACTATGGATCTGCTTTTCTTGTGTATATGATACCACCATCAGATCTCTTTGGCTTAATGGAACAGATCTtaacagtgttctacaccacagTGGTCCCCATATTGAACCCCCTCATATACAGTCTACGAAACAAAGATGTAAAGAATGCTTTGCAGAAATTGTTGGTATTTTGGTAATAAGAcaattggggttgatttactaaaggaatattgccTGTGTATTCACCAGATGGAATGATTCCCATTATTATTGCTGTTATATTAAATTAGGTTTAAAGtagctttttaattttaaggaAAGGGTTTCAATGATGGAAGAAGAGTAAAAGAGTAAAAGAATAAAGGAGTAATTaaatatcttcaacattacagcACAATTCCTGTGAAATGTGGCTTTTAGACTattagtaccgtgtttccccgatgataaggcagggccatcaaataagacagccccccctttttagggaaacatgaaaaataagccccccccccgcaaataagccacccaccgattacttaccagaatcgggtggtacggtgggtgactccgtgtgtggttcctccgtgtgtgccgcgcctcttcatgaagaggaagtgacaggactgcagtgcgcgcacgtgactccgcccacgcaaacacaggcagcttccctcatccctccctaacggagactgcaggagtttgttcacgagttcagacaggtttttttttgctgtgagcaataccactctatatacggtaagctttagaatgggacattaaatggtacagtatattattgattacagtagaaggggacaatgaatggatcagattaatcagaaggggacaatgattggcacagattgatcagaaggggacatgaatggcacatgattgatcagaaggggacatgaatggcacatgattgatcagaaggggacatgaatggcacatgattgatctgaaggggaccatgattggcacagattgatcagaaatggacatgaatggcacatgaacaataactgtgtactgtagtcttcttcatgggtaaataaggcatccccctgaaaataagccctagagcatattttggccttccaaaaaaaataagacagtgtcttatcatcggggaaacagggtagctgtGTCCTGATAAATTGGGAGACTTCACTGACTGGAAGATTTCTATTTTAGACGTCACCCCTGTTAATAAAATCCAGCAAAACTATTTGTCAAGGTAACATTGCCACCAGGCCAGAAAGCGGATGGAAatcaattattttacatatattacaaaagTGGAATCTGAGGGGTTATCTTACATTATGGACAACTATTCTGGTTACAGCTTTTAGAGGTGTTATTTTGGCTTTTGAAACAAAAAGTACAGGGGAGTCTCCTTCACacaggcaataaaaatgtaaccaatgtTTCAGTTTTTCTACATTCTATCTGTTCAAAAAAATTGATTAGCCTTTGTCTCTTAACCTGTTATATATTAAACACTAAACAGATCTATCCACATGTGtagaaaagataaagataaaatgttaaacattatttAGGTATTCATTTGTAGTTTTCCACAATAAATGAACTCATCACCTTCTGTAAGGCTACTCTATTATTTAGATCAGTGCTTCTAAACCAGGGTTATTAGGGATCCCTTATTGCaactgtcaggtcagtttaactgacacaaagACCTATTTGGCTATCAGTACTAATTTACAGTGAgttttgaatatagtaattatagaagggttccctgaatacctgaaagttattttagggggttcccccatgttaaaaagatcaaacaTTCATCTAGAGAGtccttacaattatttttatgggTTACCTGAGGTCAGGTCCAGACCTGAAATATGAAGTCTCCTATACTTTTACAATGCTCTCATAAAATAActcaaaatacacacaaaaatgaattattttttgctTCCATTAAAGAATATTCACAGCTCCTAAAACGAAAGCTGCTTTTTATATCCAAATAGTGGGTGATATGTCGTAACTGCTACCTAGCTTTGCCAATGTGGTCTGACAGGTCAATGGATGCCAACAACATGCGCATGGTTGGAGTTACGGTAATTGTCCATACTTGTGCTCCTTGTGCTGCCTAGCGCTATTGATGTAATAATATGTGTAAAATACAAGGCAAGACGAGGTAGAAAAAAGGGCAATGAAAATGGCCAGTATGTTAGAGGCCAGTATCcctcctgaatttttttttagcttggtggGGGAAAATGCAGTGGGATGATCAAAAAGTAGGTGGGGAAACACAAGGAATTCAGTGATGCCAGTTTTTTTGTGGTATAGGTGTCCTGTATTCCTCTATAATTGTGCCAGTTTTCCACTgcccctatactttgtttcatCTTTGTATTGCCCTCCCCCTTTGAATTACCAAACTGTCCAGTGCCCTTTTGAGCCTGCTTGTACTCACTGGCAGCTCTCTCTACACGAAACCCAGCGTAAGGGGTTGTCCAATGACAGCTGAGTggctactaaaaagtgccagaTGGTGTGCCTGCAAAAAAGGGGCTAGGAAGGACAATGGAGCCATATACCAACACATTTTGAAGTCTAAACACTCCCCTCATCAGGATAtgatagtaaatgtaaaatatcagtTATTACCTGGAAATTGATCGGTGTGCCAGTAAACCTCCCAGTTGACCATAATCGCTGCCAACTTTTATCATTCCTAGCAGTCACTGGCAAGTGACCATATGGCATCTTACAAGTATGTTCCatatgttaacctcctgggcggttcatttctgtccgttttttatgtctaaacgctgtacattgtttttcatgaaatgtactacttttacacatataaatccactgtattgcattcaatacagttattttgtatcaaatgcaatacaaatagatttgaatttcccgacccACCCCGAATTTCCCGTCCATACacactgatgtcaccgggaactccttgGTGACTTATCAAGtgcagaagaagccagccggaggaagaaagaagacacgaAGGACGATgtgggatgccggcggatcaggtaaacGCTGCATTTAGTATCTTTccaataggtttacctacccccgAATGTAACCTAATACTAAACGTCTCttaataccaccagggaggttttAGACTGCAATGTACATATCAAAAATTATAGGAAATGTGTTCTTGAATTGCaatctttacaattttttttcaacatagaCCAAACAGGTTATCCTGCTCCAGGGACAATGGCACATTTTGGGGTTTCTCTCATATTTGTTCCAATCaacaatggtcatcaggacaagtTATGGGTAAATCTCCTTCAGGGCATCAACAGTACTTGGAAGGGATTCCAATGCTTCTTTTCCTAAACCAATagatggcagaaatgtgggaaagtGGTTCTATTCTTCAGGACAATGATCCTTCTCACACAACACTTTATTTgactgacaaacacattactacgcttgaacatcctccatattcaccagatctggcattttgtgacttttttgttttttttgttcctttactCACCAAAATGAAATTGGTGAGTAAAGGAACATGCTTGGAGTCAATAGatgcagtaaagtaaaaaaatgatcagATACATTGAAGCTGATCTGCTCAGCATTTTCAGTACATCAGTACATAATTTTGAATAAAGGAAATATTGAAGGAGACAAGCATTAAAATTGTCATATTAAAAACTAAACAATTGTTATTATATCAGTCATCTTATTTATTAGACTGACCTTGTATAATTTAtttcttgtaaataaaaaagaaagataaaaaaggcaTGGCAATATTTGGTTCAATGTGTGTTTAATGCAAATATATTGaattaattatgtttattatctGCAGCTTAAAGCTGCATTTTGCCTCTAGCCAAGTATATGAGGATTAAGGGTTGGGTCTGTttattgggcactctggccaatTATGGGGAACCTGTCATGAACCTCATTGCCccctataagcctctgtgagtacagtgtgcttgggtgcattctctgtgttggttcatattaacctgttatGTCGGTACCAATAGTAACCCGGTCtaatacctgattctgcctgaactctgccttccctgaccttggattgtttgtgactactcttgcctacTGCCTGcactgacctcagattgttcctgacctgcctttgccttacccttctgtaccatgACTAACgaactgatcatctgtgattaacccttgctttcttttatgactacaaataaagcttgacaaaaggattcttggagttgactgtggtttgtgtgcctagGCACATTACACTTAATAGGAAGACCTGCATAATACTAATAATGGCCATTAGGAGCCCCGGAAGTTTAAATTCAGCTTTACTTAcacattctgttttaaaaatgttcttctgttaTTCTTTTACcattcaccagttcttctgtgatACCAAAGCTCTGATTCACATTTCGTGTGGTGGTGCTGaaatgttttaccttgttttgtaCATTGACAATTTTGTATTCGGCTCTGTCCTTTTGTTTGCAACTTTCTGTCCTATGTACAAATTATAAAGATCATACTATGTATTCTATTCAAGGAGAGTAGAAGTAAAGCCTTCTTCTCCTGCTTATTCTACCTCACTTGCATGGCAATCTactattgatttgatttttttttgttttgtacatgatACCACTGTCAGATCTCTATGGCCTATTGGAACAGATTCTATCGGTGTTCTACACCACATTGGTGGCCATTTTAAACTCTCTCATATACAGTCTATTAATCAAGGAGGCAAAGAATGCTGTGCGGAAATTATTGGCATTTTTGTGAAAAGACAATGCAAATAATATGCAAGGGGAAATCCCCAGTATTTAGATGTCTGGTCCCCAGTATCAGAGAAGCAAATGAAGCTCCAGCTCACTCCTAGGTAAGAGTGTCGCAACTTCCCTCTACATAAAACTACAACCGACTGGTGGGGCTGCGGCAGCAAGCGCTATTTGTCTTTTAATATCTTCCTGGGACCAGACAACTTACATAAAGTGAGCCTCTATTTTGGATAATaccacatgcaaaaaaacaaaaacaccctgaagggatggaaaagcaagaacatgtttggctcaaagtggatttggccctggaactttcatatactagtactatttgttttgtgtaaaaaatggacctggacctggacctccttccatcaccgtGATGATTACcattctttcaatggtaattcctccttacccactctcctccctgtttgtgtcccccaagggtcagtcattggactgttttctctgtacacctcctctcttggtggTGTCATATtcttctttggcttacagtaccatctgtatgctgatgacactcatatctatctgtccacccctgacctgtctcctcagtcctggataaggtctcatgctgcctgtcagccatctcatcatggatgtctgaccagaTCCTGAAtgtcaacctggataaaacagatctcatcatcattcccccctcaaatttcGAATCTCCCCCTGGCATATTTCTACCTGTTAACAATTCATCCCTCCTTTCAGGCACGTTGTCTtcgtgtcacctttgactctgccctctcatttactgcccatattcagaacatttccaggtcctgtcactttcttTTATGTCCAAAATATGACCCTACCtttcccctgagaccaccaaactccttgtacatgctcttattatctctcgtctggactactgtaacctcctcctctctggcatTCTATTAATCCGACTCTCTCCaatacaatctatcatgaatgctgctgccagactcatccatccttcccatcactcctcttccgctgcatctctttgcagatctcttcattggcttccatttcactttagagtcaaattcaaactcctattctttgccttcaaatccatcctcctccgatgacctaataatgacttcctcactcataacctgaTCACaagcacggctctaagacttttcaagtgctgccccgactctctggaatggttttcttcatcctattctattctatttcatcatcctattctgcttgctcctacttgctCATTTGAAATAGCACTCagaacccatttcttcaaacttgcctacccatctttttctgtattttgaaattgtcacaacttcccaccactacatatctcccctcctattgtgtattaatttccacacctcctagattgtaagctcttcgggcagggtcttctccttctcctgtgtcactgtctgtaactgtctgtcattagcaacccccatttaatgtacaatgctgcgtaatgagttggcgctatataaatcctgtttaataatattaataataatattaataatattaagggggaagaataaagaaaagtggaaaaaggaaaatgagaagGAGGGGGAAGGACAGAAAGGGACCTAAGGACAAAGTAGGGGAATTACCACAATGTCACTGCCACTCCAAATCTAAGGACAACACCAGGGCGTTTAATAATCCATATGTGCTTTATACTGAAAGGAGCTCTTATATATTGTCCAGGCCGACAAAGTAGATAGATATCGGTCATTTTCTTAAGCAGCCAACTcttccaaatatttattatcttttttttaaatatgcactaaaattatttatataataatattttaaaaatgttttttttggcagatgtATATGCTTACAGCAATTGTCATATTGTGAGTATCACAAAATATTACCTATGTGTTACAAATTGAAGGAGCATAAAATTAAAGGATCATAAAAATTTGGACACAAATGATGGTCATTTTTAATAGTCAAGGCTAtggtaattatacatttattcatatacCATACATTCttaatcattatataataatttttgtttggcTTTATAATTATAATCATCTTACCTGTTTGAAAGTGTAATCTTCCCATGGTGGGGCctggctccttttttttttttttttttttttttttcgcattATTAGTAATGGTCATTTGGATCACTGGATGTATAAATTCAGCTTTACTTACAAGTTCTATCTTGAAAATGctcttctgttcttctttttccattcaccagttcttctgtgatgcCAAAGCTCTCATCAACATTTCCTGCCGTGGcactgaaatgttttacattgtaatgTATATAGACTGTTTTGTACTTGGGATCTTTCCATTTATATGCAACTTGTTGTCCTATGTACAAATTATAAAGGTTATATTACGCATTCAATCCAGGGAGAGTAGaagtaaagccttctccacctgctcatcccacctcACTGTCATGGCCATTTACTATGGAGCTGGTACAGCCGTGTATATGATACCACCATCAAATGGCTATGATGTACTGGAACAGATTCTAACAGTCTTCTACACCACAGTTGTTCCCATGTTGAATCCTCTCATATACAGTCTAAAAAACAAAGACTTAAAGAATTCATTGCGAAAATTgttggcataataaaaaaaaacaatctcaggACTGACTTAATAAATGATTATATCCTGTTTACGCACCATAGTGAATTGTTCCCATTCAAGTACCAAGCAGCTTTTTGAttatccctgtaaaaaaaaaaataaaaactcccttACTATGTGTTTAATTGACCATTGCCACTAGGTCAGTGTCtggaaaactaaaattttatatataatacataaatggaAATGGAGGAGTTATCTTTCGTTATGGACAACTGCTCTGGTTGGAGCTATCAGCGATatttttgctgttaaaaaaataaaatacaaggaaGTCTCCTCTACACGTACAACAATATAAATCTAACTCATGTCCCAgtctttctatatttaaaaaaaattcttctagAATCAGACTTTGACTTTAAACGTATTGTATATGTAACACTAAATACAGAAATCTATCTACATGTGCACAACAGATAGATTTAAAACAGCCATTTAAAATTCCATTGATTACACCTAGAGGGCAATGAgatcaaaaaataaatcttaatttAGGAAAGGAATTAGGTGCGAAATTAACCTACAATTGACTTGGGTATTAGTTTGCATTTTGTCTACAATATATGAACTCAACACTTTGGCTGTTAatgtctagaccaggggtgcccacaccaACAagaaaaacttggacttaataactcctgtgcgtggtggagtttattttaaaaggcagggctcggcaatctactcgcgttgcctttgcgatctactggtagattgcaatCTACCTGTTAGGCACCCCTGGTCCAGAGAGTCCTTACAATTTTTTTGGGTTACCCAAAGTCAGTTTCAGACCACAACCAGAattcaaacaaattcaatggACTGTATTCAAACACTAATATCAAAGCCCCTATACatattagaaccaccaaatttgctaggtaagtgtaggagaacagtggcaacaagtaaaaaatacaaaagttctaaGAGATTtagtggttttccagaaaatggcaggtaaagtgacagcaggcaaataggatttttgcatgatggataGCATAcagaaagcagcataaacattaggacattgagaaaggcgctatgtgtgaactcaacccactagcagcagtctctgccatcaaaacagcaggagaccgcattgcaaGCTggtatcatgacctggatgacatgagTTCGAAATGCCATCCCGCAAGGAGTAGAAATActataatgatacagttgtatgtctgcttaaatacttcagaaagtctta from Pyxicephalus adspersus unplaced genomic scaffold, UCB_Pads_2.0 Sca10, whole genome shotgun sequence encodes the following:
- the LOC140344780 gene encoding olfactory receptor 8D1-like, yielding MESNKSIPEFHILPFFMKFDNKLYIFNIVFFYFIYFIGILVNLLIISVICLDVHLHTPMYLFLCNLSIIDMCYTTVNVPQLLYILLSGKNTISFTQCYIQMYFFFLADSSEIMVLFIVAYDRYVAICHPLDYHRILNRNTCVILIMAIWITGCFNSVVLIRSVLKMVFCSSFTIHQFFCDAKALINISCGGTEMFYLLMYIDIFLFGVCPMVCNFLSYVQILKIILCIQSKEGRSKAFSTCSSHLTVMIIYYGSAFLVYMIPPSDLFGLMEQILTVFYTTVVPILNPLIYSLRNKDVKNALQKLLVFW